GTCGGGGCCCGTGCTGCCGGAGCTGGGCACCCTGGTCGAGATCGTCCAGACCGAGGAACTGGAAGACGGCCGCTGGCTCATCCTCCTGCTCGCGCTGACGCGCGTGGACATGGCCGAAGTGCCGAGCGAGCGCCTCTATCGCCGGGTCGATGCCCGTGTCGTCCCGGACCGCGATGCGGGCGGCGAAGTATCCGCGCCAATGCGCGCGGAACTGGTCGCGGCACTGCAGGCACGTTCCAACGGCAACTGGGAGAGCATGCCTGATGAAGCGCCGGTGGGCCAACTGGCCGACCTGCTTCTGCACGCGCTGCCCCTGCAACCGGAGCAGAGACACCTGGCATTCACGGAACTGGATGCGGTCGGGCGCGCCGGGATGGCGCTGGCCTGGCATGCTGCGGGCGAAAACGAGTCGCCGTCCGGGTGAACACGCCGGGTTCAGATGAACATGTAGAGTGCCGCCAGGGCAACCGCGATGACCCGCGAGTACAGCCGCGCACGGTCTGAATGCCGCGGGTCGGCCGCCGAGCGCCAGGCCCCCACGGCAAAGACGACGTTGTAGGGCACCGGCAGGAAATGGATGCCCAGGGCCAACGCGGCAACCGGCCCGGTGTCGTACACCAGCCAGATCCACATCGAGACCAGGGTGCAGCCGACGTTGAGCAACAGTCCGCGGAAGAGACCCCAGGTCCACAGGGTCTCGTGGAGCGGCAGGTTCCCCGCCCACAGGTCGCGCAGCTGTCGCACCAACGTCATCGCTTCCGCACGCCCCTCACCCGCTCAAGGAAACGGGGCCCCGGGACGTTCCCGGGGCCCCGCGCACCGCCGTCAGGCGGCATCCTAGCGATCGGTACGCACCAGATCCACCCGCCGGTTCGCCTGGCGACCCGCGTCGGTGGTGTTGTCCGCCACCGGCAGGTCCTCGCCGTAACCGACAGCGGTCATCCGGCCGGCCTCGACGCCGGCGCCGACCAGGTACTGGCGCACGGCCTCGGCACGCTGGGCCGAGAGGTTACGGTTGGCCTCGGCCGAGCCGACGTTGTCGGTGTGGCCCTGCACTTCCACGCGCACCATCGGCCATGCCTTCAGCGAAGCCGCGACTTCCTCGAGCGTCGTCACCGACACCGGGTCGAGCACGGCCGAGCCGGTCTTGAAACGCACGCCCTTGAGCGTCATCGTCGCCTTGATCTCAGCGGCCAGCGGGCAGCCGTCCTTGTCCACCTTCACGCCGGCCGGCGTGTCGGGGCAGGTGTCGGCGGCGTCGTTCACGCCGTCGCCGTCGTTGTCCGGGTCGGGGCAGCCGTCCGCGTCCTGGAAGCCGTCCGGATCCTCGGCCTGGTCCGGGCACTTGTCCTTGGCGTCGAGCACGCCGTCACCGTCGTTGTCGGGATCGGGGCAGCCGTCCTCGTCGCGGAAGCCGTCGCGGTCCTCGGCGTCGTTCGGGCAGCCGTCGACGGTGTCGCCGATGCCGTCGCTGTCGTTGT
The sequence above is drawn from the bacterium genome and encodes:
- a CDS encoding LON peptidase substrate-binding domain-containing protein; this encodes MNPPVVMRGLPVFPLPGYYLFPGTVTPLHIFETRYRQMMGDLMDSSGRFVMAPCAPVDDRAPVGQSGPVLPELGTLVEIVQTEELEDGRWLILLLALTRVDMAEVPSERLYRRVDARVVPDRDAGGEVSAPMRAELVAALQARSNGNWESMPDEAPVGQLADLLLHALPLQPEQRHLAFTELDAVGRAGMALAWHAAGENESPSG